A region from the Vicia villosa cultivar HV-30 ecotype Madison, WI linkage group LG3, Vvil1.0, whole genome shotgun sequence genome encodes:
- the LOC131655396 gene encoding uncharacterized protein LOC131655396, with protein MANLRKPKDKDSMFNVNGGRCKKHPKHVQSPGVCSLCLKDKLDQLSSSSSSSCSQNTNSASCSSSCSSLSSYYSSSSGSSCSSPMHDDGSSFSTIFLFHKHGGLVKSKSMAAVVPRRRNKDSRDHQYSKKSGFWFNLFHPSYKNKRMVTVAS; from the coding sequence ATGGCAAACCTAAGAAAACCAAAAGACAAAGACAGCATGTTCAACGTTAACGGTGGTCGTTGCAAGAAACACCCCAAACATGTACAATCACCCGGTGTATGTTCTCTTTGTTTGAAAGACAAACTTGATCAactatcttcttcatcttctagtTCTTGTTCTCAAAACACAAACTCCGCTTCTTGTTCTTCATCTTGTTCCTCTTTGTCTTCCTATTACTCTTCCTCTTCAGGCTCTTCTTGTTCTTCTCCAATGCATGATGATGGATCTAGTTTCTCTACTATCTTTCTGTTTCACAAACATGGTGGACTCGTGAAGAGTAAGTCAATGGCTGCGGTTGTTCCGAGAAGGAGAAACAAAGATAGTAGAGATCATCAATATAGTAAGAAAAGTGGGTTTTGGTTTAACTTGTTTCAtcctagttataagaacaagagaaTGGTCACTGTAGCTAGCTAA